Below is a window of Procambarus clarkii isolate CNS0578487 chromosome 19, FALCON_Pclarkii_2.0, whole genome shotgun sequence DNA.
CAAACCCCAGATCTTTTTCTACctgattcttgaaggatttcctctcccagttgGTACCTTAAGTCCAACTTCCTGCTCCTTAGACCTATTTTCaatactttacatttgctcgagataaactctagtaaccatttgtctgaccattccttcagtttgtccagattGTCTTCTAGTCTCTTGCTGTCTTCCTCTATTTGAATCCTTCTTCCTAATTTTATAAGCATCAGCATACACTGAGAGGAATGCGTCTAGTCCCTCTGAaaggtcatttacatatatcaaaaacagaaTTGGTCAAAGTACAGCACCCTGTAGTACTCTGCTGTTGACTTCTTGCAATTCTGACGCCTCCATCCTCACAGTAACTGGTTGTtttttgttgcttaggtacttccttatccactggaacatctTGCCTgtaactcctgcctgtttctcgaaCTTATGCACCAGCTTCTTATGGGGTACGGTGCCAAAGATTTTCTGATAATCAAAGAAAATGCAAACTTCCCACCATTCTCTTTCTTGGCATTAGATAGGGGTCAGAGAAGGCTTAGGGTGATGGAGAAGGAAGGTTGTTGGGCATGGTGGCCAttggatgagggagggggggggggggaaagagagggctTGAGGTGAAGAGGGTTTCTATTGGGAAGCGAATGTGGGTGTTACATTACTTTCTAGATTTGATGAACTGctggtggagggttccccactcctctCTGTTAGTGCTGGATTGGAGATTGTGGTTCCAGGGTTCCCTTCTCTTTCTTGGCGCCTCTTCCTTCAATCTGTTGCCTTGATTCTCTTGACtcttgtcatgtccctctgaaggattACTTTATGTATTCCATTACATTTaacagtttgctcttctttactagaaGTTCCTCGTTTGTGGCCTTGTTTGTGAATACTATTTTACCAATCGTTCACTGTGTTTTCTTCTATCAGCCTTGCCTGAAAGCTTCTCTGTCTGTACCCTCTTTAAGATCTCTGTCACTGCAGATCTATCCATAGCTTTCCACTCTTCCTGAATGGCAACGTCTTGTTCCTTAATGCCTACTACCACTTCAGCTCTTTTTCCCCCCTTTTCAGCAGCTGACTAGTACATCTTGTTGCTTCATATGAAGTGGCTGCTTCCATGACAACTTCCTTCACTTTGGACATGGTATTAACTTGGCTCCTTTttggcatttctgcaaatgtggcTCCAGTGTGTATACGTTCCAAGGTtgttctagtgtgtatatgtagaAGAACAACCACACATGATGCACCATGCACGTGTAGTAGCCTTGTTATAACGTACTTCTTTCTTCCTCTTTATTTAGAACACTTTCATTATTTCACCATGTTAACACCGCCCACCTGGCTATCATCACTGACACCGCCCACCTGGCTATCACCACTGACACCGCCCACCTGGCTATCACCACTGACACCGCCCACCTGGCTATCACCACTGACACCGCCCACCTGGCTATCACCAGGTGTCTCACTAAACGTCTCGTAGGTCAGGGACCCCCAACGTCTCGTAGGCCAGGGACCCCAAACGTCTCTACTCAAGTATCCTCAACAACTGTTACTTCGTGAGATCTTTTGGATGGATTCACTCTCTTCCTAATTATCTTCAAACAATACAATTTCAGCTGGATTCCCCCCAAAAGGGAGGGgaatatccctccccccccctccctgttggGAATCCCTGATCTAAGGCATCCCTGGATACTAGAGATACTATCTAGATTCTAGAACACCTGCTGGTACTAAGGACATGTTAGAAACAATGGACCAATCTATGCCTCTTCGGTTATGTGACATTCCTCCACTTCCCTACCAATTCCtcctcacatatgggactaatagaacaagaacccggcaatgtgatgttatagtgggcaGAATACGTCtgcgatatagacgtatctggcagctttctcaaaacccaaatgtcgagtacacaatgtgtcaactttgtgaaagagaaaacatgcagtctcttgaacattatattgtagaatgtcccatattgacagaCTTTcgtcctcctgggctaaggtatgctgacctCTGTAataactatatgagtactggaacacttgatgatatattggaattgtacccaagactgaccatgtaatgtatcaattatacaatgtatgtatgtgatgtaactaactatataacctgagcttgtaaaagctccttaatcaccttcagtgattaattgcacactagtttctctatcagctatctcaccctgtcagagtaagagacaaatgtatgtgaatgcatgcgtgtgtatatatgtatatgtttatgtgtgtgtgtatgtatatgtatgtgcataaagtatatatggaagctgatcagaattacatttcacctttgtaaatgcacattaatgccactgtaaaagacacatcgaacactttatgtagggcatacgtaaatctgtgtatctatgtatttacgtatgtaggttagcctagcattttaaaagcacctaatcaccttttgtggttgattgttcaatcaacccttgaactatatgtttaacacatctctaaccctgtccatggaggacagaagaaaatgtatatattctggttagcattgtaaatatgtggccacgtctgtggcagaaaataataataataataaaaatcccTCCCTACCCACTTTCTGCCACCAAGGGTATTAACCCCTGGGAGGGGGTTCAAAGGGAGTTGACCTCCCTCGGAATATATATTAACAAGACAGACCCCCTAGGGAGAGTGCCTTGAATGATGGTCAATTCCTTTgtaaaatgtaaatatatatatatttaatgaatgttGGACCTGCACTCAAGGGTGTGATGTAATCGTGGGGCGTCGCTCGGTTATTCTCTCTATGGCTGACCACATGGCTGACAGCATGGCTGACCACATGGTTGACCGCATGTCTGGTATCTTGCCTGATCGCCTGGAAGCCATGTGTTCGTCGCATACATTCCGTCTCCTCAGGTCCCACAAAAACTAGTCAGATTTGTTAATGGACGTCGCTCCAAAAGCACCATTATAGAATCAGAAATACTATTGTTATCTCTGAAActaatagaaatatatatatatatatatatatatatatatatatatatatatatatatatatatatatatatatatatatatatatatatatatatatatatatatatatatatatatatatatatatatatatatatatatatatatatatatatatgattaaagGATGACAATTAACCTGACATACATCTTCTAAATGTTTACTTTTAATTAAAATCATCATGACGTTTCGAATAATCAACTTATTCATCATCAGATTTAAAACACAGAGAACATCACAAATTATAACTCACAAACAAGAAGTCCAGAGTCAGTAGAGCTTCACTTACTACAAAATAAGAGCTAGTACAATGACATTTAATTATACATCAGTAAAGGACAAAAACACTCTCTACGTACAATGTTAATCAAACAATTTGGAATTTGACGATTATTCAACAGTCAGTCAATTCATTCAAAAATACAGTTATAAACCGAAGTAATTCTAGAAATGCTTGattgtgccataggcacaatcaataCAATCTACTCTTCCCAGGTTCTTTTCTGCATTTCCTtcgatatcgttcactccagtgtgttgttattctactgtgcaaatttggaaccTTGCCCCTGCAGTATTTTCctctgtatatattatttgatacctctctcgtctcctgtGGAGATCATCAGAGACCTGGTGTGTTAGAGAAGACAGCACTAACAACATTTGTTGAACTAAAGTATGTACCAGTTCTCAAAGTAAAATGTGTTAATGTAtatgccatacatatgccatatatCATATGTGCTCGAAACTCAGataattatttgtttattttttttttttttttacacacaccgAACCGAAATCTAATCCCAAAGAGAGTAGTTCTTTCTCACCGCGAGACTTTGACTTTTAAATTTCTTTGAGAAATTTAGGATCACCTTTATTGATTCCACCGAACTGGATGGGGGGTATAACTTTCATCCTTCTTACGgctcagggaccagattcacgaaagcatttacgaacctgtacatctttgctcaatctttcgcggctttgtttccaattattaaacagttaatgagctccgaagcaccaggaggctgtttataacaataacaacagttgaatgggtagtttttatgtttgtaaactgtttaataaatgaaaacaaagccgtcaaagattgaggaaagatgtacacgttcgtaagtgcttgcgtaagtgctttcgtgaatcttgtCCCAGGCTCCCATAACCCCGGGTATTCTCAACCTCTTTAATAAACCCTACTCATCACAAGGCCAAGATATTAATAATAACTCACagatttttcttttctttcaatTAATTAATCAGTGAAACATAATATCCGTCAAGATTCGCCCAAGGATTAACTTCCGGCTGTCTTGTGCAATTCACGCTTTGACTTGGGgcaggtgcaggcgatgagtcacaataacgtggctaaagtatgttgaccagaccacacactagaaggtgaagggacgatgacgtttcggtccgtcctggaccattctcaacgtcgtcgtcccttcaccttcttgggGCAGGTGTTGCCCCCCCCTACTGGATCGTCAGGGTCGAATCCGGATGACACGTTGAGACGGCTTTTGATTTTACCGATGAGTGTGTAAAAGTACACCATTGAATACACTTAGCGCTTGacgagaggttgttgttgttgtaacacAACCCCCAGAGTCGGGTTATGGACGCCTTGCCATCTGCAGGTTAATACCAGAGATGCATATTGACCGGCTCTcttctgccctccctccctccccctcatttCCCCCTTCTTCTCTACACTCTTacctcactctctcccctctcccacctgACCATCTCCCCCATTCTTTCTCCCTATTGCCATTCTACTTCCTTAAACTcacctcttcccttcccttccctcccatgtctcttccttcgctctccctccatctccaccTCTCACTCCTACACCATCACCAAGCTCAACACTGCACCAACACTTCACACATATTTGCTTCATCAATACGCAATCCACAAAGTCTGAAAAAAATAAGAGGAAAATATCATATCTTCAAAGTTTTAGTGGGCTTAAAGGCTAAATACAATAAATAGATTTTTGTTAAATATTGGTATGATCAGCGAATCGAGTTTCTGATAaggttaataacaataataataataaaaataataataataataataataataataataataataataatagtaataataataatattttttttttactgtcaatACCAACCTGTCCATGTTGGGAACACACCCAACAGCAATTACTGGAAAGAACTGCGTGAAGCTAGCCCCAAATGTAGGGTCTTTATCTCTGGATAGATAGACTGACAGATAAACAACTATTCCCATTCATATTTATCCTAGAaaaatatatgtactatataggccaccaactttgaacagacaaacagacagacagataagaatatatacattttttcttAAAGTAAAGATACATGCATTATATGTATACACTGAAAACATCGTTTGTAACTATACAAATATGAGCTTGTGATTTCATCATATGAATGTAATAATTGCAGCTTAGATGACCTTTAGAAACATGTAGGCCCCGCCTGGGCGAGGAGTCTGCTCTACATATGTTactgaaacaaaaaaaaaaacatgactaTCAACATGTATTTATCTCATGTGAACATATGCGGGTTCTGCATATGTTGAAGCAGACGCCTCGTCTTttatggcgtgtgtgtgtgtgtgtgtgtacataaccTTGAGACTTTTACCATTTTGACTGACGAGACGTTTCTGCCTCCTGCTGGAGCCAGAGGACGCGCCAGGCACGCCCTTCAAGACCACGCCAGGGCACTTATGACGGAATTTTTTTTTGCTCCTGCGGCCGCAGGTCGAGTAAGCTAGGTCATTTCCCCCCCTCGTCAGAAGCACAGTCACAGGCGATTATGAACCCAAGATGACATTCACCTCGTCATAACACGGTGCAGTTGCTGGCAATTGCTTTCCAGTTCTTTAAACTTGTATTATGAACTTAAAAAACACCGAGTAAAATGTTTCTTTCTGTTGaggtggtgtgcgtgtgtgtgtgtgtgtgtgtggtttgcggacattggtgtgtgtgttgtgatacaAGCATGTTGTGTCGGGAGGGGAGGATTGTCTCTGGCGATTGTGGGGTCCTGGCAGTTGTTGCCCTGGTTCAGGGAGACGGTGTATAAAGCCGGTGACCACCACACGTCTCCATCACACGCTCCTCTACCACCGACCCCCAATCAGCCGTCATGAAGTGTGGTGTGAGTAGTGGCCCTCGTGGTGGGGTGGTGGCCCTCCTGGTGGGGTGGTGGCCCTCCTGGTGGGGTGGTGGCCCTCTTGGTGGGGTGGTGGCCCTCCTGGTGGGGTGGTGGCCCTCCTGGTGGGGTGGTGGCCCTCCTGGTGGGGTGGTGGCCCTCCTGGTGGGGTGGTGGCCCTCCTGGTGGGGTGGTGGCCCtcctggtggggtggtggtcctcCTGGTGGGGTGGTGGCCCTCCTGGTGAGGTGGTGGCCCTCCTGGTGGGGTGGTGGCCCTCCTGGTGGGGTGGTGGccctcctggtgtggtggtggccctcctggtgtggtggtggccctcctggtgtggtggtggccctcctggtgtggtggtggccctcCTGATGGGGTGGTGGCCctcctagtgtggtggtggccctcctggtgtggtggtggccctcctggtgtggtggtggccctcctggtggggtggtggccctcctggtgtggtggtggccctcCTGGTGGGGTGGTGGCCCTCCTGGTGGGGTGGTGGCCCTCCTAGAGGGGTGGTGGCCCTCCTGGTGGGGTGGTGGccctcctggtgtggtggtggccctcCTGGTGGGGTGGTGGCCCTCCTGGTGGGGTGGTGGCCCTCCTAGAGGGGTGGTGGCCCTCCTGGTGAGGTGGTGGCCCTCCTGGTGGGGTGGTGGGAGCTGTGGCCCTCCTGGTGAGGTTGTGGCCCTcctggtggggtggtgggggttgtgaccCTAATGCAGGGAGGTGAAGTAGTGGCCCTCCTGGTGGGAGCGGTAGTAGTGACCCTCTGTAGAAACCTGACACGGAAAATCCTTGATAGATCATTATAGCCAAAATCAATTCTTCTGACATTCTGTGCACTTTACATCAACTTTTGAGTCTCGCTAAAAGAGTTAACTTGTTATAAATACTTTATTAATTTTCTTTATGAGTTCTAGGCTGTAATATATTGTTTACATTATGGATTACAAGAATGTACAGAAACTTCTGATATATTTCCGTGAGTTGAGCTTGAATCCTGTTATCTTTAAAGTAAGTTATCTTATATTTCATTGTTCTTCTGTTTCTTGGCTGATTGCTGTGATCTTCGCCTCCGTCAGGTATTGGTGCTCCTGGGCGTGGTGGCTCTGGTCGCCGCCCGACCCGACACTCTCCTCGACCTGGACGACATCCGCCACGACCTCGACATCGCCGACGACACCTCCGTCACCGGCTCCTACAGGTGGGACTCACACCGACATCCCTGAAGACACCTGGACCTAAAGAATGAAATTTTAAAGTAATGTtcttgtctatatatgtatgtttgtatctcgctctgtctctctctgtctctctctctctctctctctgtctctctctctctctctgtctctctctctctctctgtctctgtctctctctctgtctctgtctctctctctctctctctctctctctctctctctctctctctctctctctctctctctctctctctctgtctctctctctctctctctctctctctctctctctctctctctctctctctctctctctctctctctctctctctctctctctctctctctctctctctctctctctctctctccagctctgATTTTTAATAGTTGCAACCAGCATTTAACTGAATATTCCTTTCCAGCTGGAAGTCTCCTGAAGGCGTGGAATACTTCGTCAAGTACATCGCTGACGAAGACGGTTACCGCGTCGTGGAGTCCAACGCCGTCCCCGTCACCGCTGACGGCGTCAAGGCTGATGGCGCTCAGGGATCCTTCGTGTCCTCCGAGGAGTTCGACAGGAACTAATAAGCTACTGACATTCGCCTGTCTCTCAACATTACTCAGTGACACAGACAGCTTCACTTATCCAGGAAACTGAACGCTAAGTAACAGCTTCGCTTAACTAGAGAAGCTGAACGCTGCCTGCTGGCATCAACTGTGATGAGTTAACCTGGTCACTTCTAAGAGAGGCTGCGACTACTGTCTTAGTTCCCGCCTTTCAATCTTTCTCCAAAGActttctgttctctctctctctctctctctctctctctctctctctctctctctctctctctctctctctctctctctctctctctctctctctctctctctctgaatttaATTCTATTTATTGTAATTTATGGATTATTCTGAAAATTAAAATCAAAACATTAAAATTGATAGTGTTTGCTATTTCCTGCTAGTGGTGGCAGAGGCTGCAAGGTTGGCAGTGGAGGTTCTTTGCTGCTGGGACACCGTTGGCAGCTGGTACTGTCATCAGCGTTGTTAGATTACACCTAGGGATTACATTTCTTAACCCTCAGGTAATTTCTTCTGATGCTGGAGACTAAGGAATAAAGTGTCTTGGTAGCATTGGCCTTTCTCGAAGGCTAGGCAGTATTTGGGTTCATAGCTCTCTGTCATCTCTGAAGTGAAGAAAGATACTTTCAAAATGCAAGAATCATCAAAAAACAATCAGTATGAAATGAAAATTACAGTTCTGGAAAACCCAATCCCAGTCCTTCTAACACTGAAATACCAAGCTTTGTAAAATCCAAAATCCAATCCATTTGAATCCTTGTGAAGTTCAAATGACAATTCTTCCAAAATGCAATCCCGTTCCATCTAGTATTGAAACATAAATCCTTGCAAAGTGCCTAGTGCAAGCACCGTTT
It encodes the following:
- the LOC123757721 gene encoding uncharacterized protein, which produces MKCGVLVLLGVVALVAARPDTLLDLDDIRHDLDIADDTSVTGSYSWKSPEGVEYFVKYIADEDGYRVVESNAVPVTADGVKADGAQGSFVSSEEFDRN